The Flavobacterium marginilacus genome window below encodes:
- a CDS encoding phosphatase PAP2 family protein: MKWFSFLIVFLSAHLLSAQNSVTDTIVVKDTVQHLKFNYKQLIIPSLLIGYGVIGLNSDQLKGYNLEIQDEVTENIDQKFSIDDIMQYAPAASVYALNACGMTGKNNLKDRSIILASSYLMMSAAVLSLKNITHVERPDGSSNNSFPSGHTATAFAGAEFLWQEYKDKSIWYGISGYAVATATGAFRIVNNRHWLTDVAAGAGIGILSTKAAYWIYPYINRKIFSTKAKEKKVSSMVLPYYNGKQMGCGLVMQF, translated from the coding sequence ATGAAATGGTTCAGTTTTTTAATTGTATTTCTGTCAGCACATTTACTGTCAGCACAAAACAGTGTAACCGATACTATTGTAGTAAAAGACACTGTACAGCATTTAAAATTTAATTATAAACAGTTAATAATTCCTTCATTATTAATTGGTTATGGTGTTATTGGTCTAAACAGTGATCAGCTCAAGGGCTATAATCTTGAAATTCAGGACGAAGTAACTGAAAATATCGATCAGAAATTTTCGATCGATGACATTATGCAGTACGCACCTGCAGCTTCTGTTTATGCTTTAAATGCATGCGGAATGACCGGTAAAAATAATCTCAAAGACCGATCGATTATTTTGGCCAGTTCCTATCTGATGATGAGCGCTGCTGTTCTTTCTTTAAAAAATATCACACATGTAGAAAGACCTGACGGTTCTTCGAATAATTCCTTTCCTTCGGGGCATACTGCCACTGCTTTTGCCGGAGCGGAGTTTCTTTGGCAGGAATACAAAGACAAATCCATTTGGTATGGAATAAGCGGTTATGCTGTGGCTACGGCTACAGGTGCTTTTAGAATTGTCAACAACCGTCACTGGCTTACTGATGTAGCTGCGGGCGCAGGAATTGGAATATTAAGTACCAAAGCGGCCTATTGGATTTATCCTTACATCAATAGAAAAATTTTCAGCACTAAAGCAAAAGAAAAGAAAGTTTCCTCTATGGTTCTGCCTTATTATAATGGGAAACAAATGGGCTGTGGTTTGGTGATGCAATTTTAA
- a CDS encoding sensor histidine kinase, protein MSKKLLHKTTSSFLAFAIIILLVSAPVFYFICQQLYIYETDEVLHFHKGAFAKESYKNFTENDIEAWNKYNQNVVISADMGITKDSIFGEMAFDSVAKEKEPFRIIYAPVTINGKRYTYKEKISLVEMEGMVINIAIMFLCIIIILLIGIIWISKRSAAKIWNPFYNTLHQMHDFEIDKNKPPHFFPTDINEFNQLNKSLEGLIEKNTAIYKNQREFVENAAHELQTPLALFQTKIDTLLQLELNKEQFSVLSSLNNDVSRLNRLNKNLLLLSKIDNESYLEKSTIVLNDYIEKHLDFFTEQAEAKNISITTEFSSILSISGNPALTEVLINNLFLNAIRHNEKNGNIIISIQNNQLTFLNTGQSAPLAIEKLFNRFSKINPSSQGNGLGLAIIKKITEINQWEIKYDFNNQLHSFSITF, encoded by the coding sequence ATGAGTAAAAAACTGTTACATAAAACCACCAGCAGCTTTCTTGCATTTGCCATCATTATACTGCTGGTATCCGCTCCTGTATTTTATTTCATCTGCCAGCAGCTTTATATTTATGAAACGGATGAGGTACTTCATTTTCATAAAGGCGCATTTGCAAAAGAAAGTTATAAAAATTTCACTGAAAATGACATTGAAGCCTGGAATAAATACAATCAGAATGTCGTGATTAGTGCCGATATGGGAATAACTAAAGATTCCATTTTTGGCGAAATGGCATTTGACTCTGTTGCCAAAGAAAAAGAACCATTCCGTATCATTTATGCTCCTGTCACTATAAATGGTAAAAGGTATACATACAAAGAAAAAATAAGTCTGGTAGAAATGGAAGGAATGGTAATAAATATTGCCATCATGTTCCTTTGCATTATAATTATCCTGCTTATCGGAATTATCTGGATATCAAAAAGATCTGCCGCAAAAATATGGAACCCGTTTTATAATACGCTTCATCAAATGCATGATTTTGAAATCGATAAAAATAAACCGCCGCATTTTTTCCCAACTGATATAAATGAATTTAACCAGCTCAACAAAAGCCTTGAAGGACTCATTGAAAAAAATACTGCCATTTATAAAAACCAAAGGGAATTTGTAGAAAATGCGGCGCACGAACTGCAGACACCGCTGGCTTTGTTTCAGACTAAAATTGACACTCTATTACAGCTGGAACTCAATAAAGAACAATTTTCTGTCTTAAGTTCTTTAAATAATGATGTTTCAAGACTTAACCGTCTTAACAAAAATCTTTTGCTGCTTTCCAAAATTGATAACGAAAGCTATCTTGAAAAAAGTACTATTGTTTTAAATGATTATATTGAAAAACATCTTGATTTTTTTACGGAACAAGCCGAAGCTAAAAATATCAGCATTACAACTGAATTCAGCTCTATCCTTTCTATTTCAGGAAATCCGGCTTTGACCGAAGTTTTAATTAATAATCTGTTTTTGAATGCCATCCGTCATAATGAAAAAAACGGAAACATAATCATCAGCATTCAAAACAATCAATTAACTTTCCTTAATACTGGACAATCGGCACCATTAGCAATTGAAAAGCTGTTCAATCGTTTTTCCAAAATAAATCCTTCATCGCAGGGAAATGGTCTTGGACTGGCAATTATAAAAAAGATAACCGAAATCAATCAGTGGGAGATCAAATACGATTTTAATAACCAATTGCACAGTTTTAGCATTACATTCTAA
- a CDS encoding response regulator transcription factor: MKILIIEDEQEIAQSISDYFKTNGIQCETASNCALALTKIDNYDYDCILLDLMLPDGDGFTILKELKSKNKTEGIIIISAKENLDTRIEGFNLGADDYLTKPFHLSELLVRMQALIRRKNFQGSNSVVFNEITIDIFSKTVTVSGQKLDLTKKEIDLLLFLIGNNNKVLSKGAIAEHLSGDMADMLDNHDFIYAHIKNLKKKLHKAGSGDYIRTIYGLGYKWENE, translated from the coding sequence ATGAAAATTTTAATTATCGAAGATGAGCAGGAAATTGCTCAAAGCATTTCAGATTATTTTAAGACCAACGGCATTCAATGCGAAACGGCTTCCAATTGTGCATTGGCACTTACCAAGATTGATAACTACGACTACGACTGCATATTATTGGATTTAATGCTGCCTGATGGAGACGGGTTTACTATTTTAAAAGAATTAAAAAGCAAAAACAAAACCGAGGGCATTATTATTATCTCTGCAAAAGAAAATTTAGATACCCGCATTGAAGGTTTTAATCTTGGTGCCGATGACTATCTGACCAAGCCTTTTCATCTTTCGGAACTTTTAGTACGCATGCAGGCACTCATCCGCCGGAAGAATTTCCAGGGAAGCAATAGTGTTGTTTTCAACGAAATCACTATTGATATTTTCTCTAAAACAGTAACTGTCAGCGGTCAAAAACTCGATCTCACCAAAAAAGAAATCGACTTACTGCTGTTTTTAATTGGCAACAATAATAAAGTTCTGTCCAAGGGAGCTATTGCCGAACATCTTTCGGGAGATATGGCGGATATGCTTGACAACCACGATTTTATTTACGCCCACATAAAGAATTTAAAAAAGAAACTGCACAAAGCAGGAAGCGGCGATTACATCAGAACAATTTATGGCTTAGGCTACAAATGGGAAAATGAGTAA
- a CDS encoding LTA synthase family protein has translation MKKFQFSKPLLNFLLIGLSILSFSRFVLFFIFKNRVAETPDYGYIFPIGLRMDLIVLCYLLFLPLALTALVPDSFLKKIQGFLTVYFILFLTLILFMELSTLDFINEYDTRPNKLFVDYLIYPKEVVGTLLKSYLSSIFVTVIVLAGFVYALIRYRKPLFEIRETNYKTKLLVFPLIAFFVFFGARSSLTSKRPINASNAIFSTDHLTNSLGLNSFYTVTFALYSMKNEINPEKMYGKMDYAEAISRVKKYMDVKPADFTDDSIPLLHIQKADSIKKRLYNIVIILEESLGAEYVGSLGGLPLTPEFDKLTKEGTLFTNLFSTGTRSVRGIEAVVTGFLPSPSESVVKLNNSQRDFYTIASLLKQKGYDTSFIYGGMANFDNMGSFFSGNGFDKIIDEDDFDAQKSAFHGTWGWSDEDVMAKANNYFKSLGNKPFVSLVFSSSNHEPFEFPDGRIALYDKQKNTVNNAMKYADYSIGQFFKQAQKEEYYKNTIFLVIADHNTRTYGKHLVPIHKFHIPALIIGPGIPKGGKYNKLCSQIDIQPTVLGKIGFDTEVPMAGRNLFNLPDSFQGRAMMQFNDINAFRVGNEVVIMQPNKEPLQFHVEKDTIFTPEKLNKDLAKDALAHVISPFYLYNQQKYKLRNN, from the coding sequence ATGAAAAAATTCCAATTCTCCAAACCGCTCCTAAATTTTCTTTTAATTGGCTTGTCAATTCTAAGTTTTAGCCGCTTTGTATTGTTTTTTATTTTTAAAAACCGTGTTGCCGAAACTCCGGATTACGGTTATATTTTTCCAATAGGACTTCGGATGGATCTTATTGTGCTGTGCTATCTTCTTTTTTTGCCTTTGGCATTAACAGCTTTAGTGCCCGATTCTTTTCTGAAGAAAATCCAAGGTTTTCTGACCGTATATTTCATTTTGTTTTTGACACTGATTCTGTTTATGGAATTGTCAACGCTTGATTTTATTAATGAATATGACACTAGGCCTAATAAATTATTTGTTGATTATCTGATTTATCCGAAAGAGGTTGTCGGAACTTTGCTCAAAAGTTATCTGTCGTCGATTTTTGTTACTGTAATTGTCTTGGCAGGGTTTGTTTATGCATTAATCCGTTACCGAAAACCGCTTTTTGAAATTAGAGAAACCAATTATAAAACAAAATTATTAGTATTTCCTCTAATTGCTTTTTTTGTGTTTTTTGGGGCAAGATCCAGTCTGACTTCGAAAAGACCTATTAATGCCAGTAATGCTATTTTTTCTACCGATCACCTTACCAATTCGCTTGGGCTAAATTCATTTTATACGGTTACGTTTGCTTTGTATTCAATGAAAAACGAAATTAATCCTGAGAAAATGTATGGGAAAATGGATTATGCCGAAGCTATCTCGAGGGTGAAAAAATATATGGATGTAAAACCTGCCGATTTTACAGACGATTCTATTCCGTTACTGCACATTCAAAAAGCGGACAGCATTAAAAAGAGACTTTACAATATTGTGATTATTTTGGAAGAAAGTCTTGGGGCAGAATATGTAGGTTCGCTTGGAGGTTTGCCGCTGACTCCTGAATTTGATAAACTGACGAAAGAAGGAACATTATTTACCAATTTATTTTCGACAGGAACCCGAAGCGTGCGCGGTATTGAGGCGGTTGTAACTGGTTTTCTGCCTTCTCCGTCTGAAAGTGTAGTGAAGCTGAATAATTCGCAGCGAGATTTTTATACTATTGCCTCATTGCTGAAGCAAAAAGGATATGATACCAGTTTTATTTATGGCGGAATGGCCAATTTTGATAATATGGGATCTTTTTTCAGCGGTAACGGATTTGATAAAATCATCGATGAGGATGATTTTGATGCACAAAAAAGCGCTTTCCACGGAACTTGGGGCTGGTCTGACGAAGATGTAATGGCAAAAGCCAATAATTATTTTAAGAGTCTTGGAAACAAACCTTTTGTATCATTAGTATTCTCTTCTTCAAATCATGAGCCATTTGAATTTCCCGATGGAAGAATTGCTCTTTATGATAAGCAAAAGAATACGGTAAACAATGCCATGAAATATGCAGATTATTCCATTGGCCAGTTTTTTAAACAAGCCCAAAAGGAGGAATATTATAAAAACACTATTTTTCTTGTAATTGCTGATCATAATACCAGAACCTACGGTAAACATTTGGTACCAATACATAAGTTTCACATTCCGGCATTAATTATTGGTCCGGGAATACCAAAAGGAGGGAAGTACAATAAACTGTGCAGTCAGATTGATATCCAGCCTACTGTACTGGGAAAAATCGGATTTGACACCGAAGTTCCTATGGCAGGACGTAATTTATTTAATTTACCTGACTCGTTTCAAGGGCGTGCGATGATGCAGTTTAATGATATCAATGCTTTTCGGGTAGGAAACGAAGTTGTCATCATGCAGCCGAATAAAGAGCCTTTGCAGTTTCATGTTGAAAAAGATACCATTTTTACCCCCGAAAAACTGAACAAAGATTTAGCTAAAGATGCACTGGCACATGTGATTTCTCCTTTTTATTTGTACAATCAGCAAAAATATAAGCTTAGAAATAATTAA
- a CDS encoding ArsR/SmtB family transcription factor, translated as MRRDIFQAIADPTRRAIIALIALQAMTPNAIAEHFDTTRQAVSKHLKILAECQLVKQEQQGREIYYSLEIDKMKEIDKWLEQFKKIWEPRFNQLDDLLVTIKNTQK; from the coding sequence ATGAGAAGAGATATATTTCAGGCAATAGCAGATCCAACACGAAGAGCCATTATTGCGCTCATTGCGCTGCAGGCTATGACGCCTAATGCAATCGCAGAGCATTTTGATACTACACGGCAGGCAGTTTCAAAACATTTGAAAATTTTGGCAGAATGTCAGTTAGTGAAACAGGAACAGCAGGGAAGAGAAATTTATTACAGTCTTGAGATAGACAAAATGAAAGAAATAGATAAATGGCTGGAACAATTCAAAAAGATTTGGGAGCCCCGTTTTAATCAATTGGATGATTTATTAGTAACAATTAAAAATACTCAAAAATGA
- a CDS encoding SRPBCC family protein, producing the protein MINSSLQFDFLTDKEKNTITVRREFRGSKQLVWDCYTKSELLDQWFAPKPLSTKTKSMDFSKGGHWHYAMVEPNGTEYWGLTTYVEIKPIEYYKALDAFSNEEGEINSEFPQALWLVNFTSKGENAVVETVVTYNSLEDLETVIQMGMKEGLTSTLERLDDLLVTLK; encoded by the coding sequence ATGATAAACAGCAGCCTGCAGTTCGATTTCCTGACAGATAAGGAAAAGAATACAATTACAGTAAGAAGAGAATTCCGAGGCAGTAAGCAGCTGGTCTGGGATTGTTATACTAAAAGCGAATTATTGGACCAGTGGTTTGCGCCAAAACCGCTATCAACCAAGACGAAATCTATGGATTTCAGCAAAGGCGGTCATTGGCATTATGCGATGGTAGAACCAAATGGAACCGAATATTGGGGTTTAACAACCTATGTTGAAATAAAACCTATTGAGTATTATAAAGCGCTGGATGCCTTTAGCAATGAGGAAGGTGAAATCAATTCTGAGTTTCCGCAGGCACTGTGGCTGGTTAATTTTACATCCAAAGGCGAAAACGCAGTTGTAGAAACGGTGGTTACTTATAACTCACTGGAGGATTTGGAAACAGTGATTCAAATGGGAATGAAAGAAGGTTTGACTTCAACACTGGAAAGATTGGACGATTTATTAGTAACTTTAAAATAA
- a CDS encoding SRPBCC family protein has protein sequence MNTKLIFDFTVDKAAHTVYVKKEFAAGLASVWDTFTKAELLDQWWGPKPWFTETKSMDFKEGGQRLYAMCGPEGEKHWALADFTSISPKTNFKFLSGFCDENGNINKEMPLSKWNIDFIDKENTTFVTVAIKHETLVDLEKIIAMGFKEGFTIALNGLDEFITNSKNN, from the coding sequence ATGAATACTAAACTGATTTTCGATTTTACTGTGGACAAAGCAGCGCACACAGTATATGTAAAAAAAGAATTTGCAGCTGGATTGGCATCGGTTTGGGATACTTTTACTAAGGCTGAATTACTGGATCAGTGGTGGGGGCCGAAACCTTGGTTTACTGAAACAAAATCAATGGATTTTAAAGAAGGCGGACAACGATTGTATGCGATGTGCGGACCAGAAGGGGAGAAACACTGGGCATTAGCGGATTTTACTTCTATTTCGCCTAAAACTAATTTCAAGTTTTTAAGCGGTTTTTGTGATGAAAACGGAAATATAAATAAGGAAATGCCTCTTTCTAAGTGGAATATTGATTTTATTGACAAAGAAAATACTACATTTGTTACTGTTGCTATTAAACATGAAACTTTGGTCGATCTGGAGAAAATAATAGCAATGGGTTTCAAAGAAGGATTTACTATTGCTTTGAACGGACTGGATGAATTTATTACTAACTCTAAAAATAATTAA
- a CDS encoding DoxX family protein, with protein MKNKIFFVLSLLFGLMFINAGLNKFFYYMPMPENLPEKMQKAMNAFTEIGWIMPLVGAAEVLGGVLIIIPRFRALGALIILPVLAGILLTNIVQDTSGLPLVLVLSAILISIMYQNKEKYSALF; from the coding sequence ATGAAAAACAAAATTTTCTTCGTTTTGAGTCTTTTATTTGGTCTGATGTTTATCAACGCAGGCCTGAATAAGTTTTTTTATTATATGCCAATGCCCGAAAATCTGCCTGAAAAAATGCAGAAGGCTATGAACGCTTTTACAGAAATCGGCTGGATTATGCCGCTTGTCGGCGCGGCTGAGGTTTTGGGCGGGGTGTTGATCATCATACCAAGATTTAGAGCTTTGGGAGCTTTAATCATTTTGCCGGTTTTGGCTGGAATTCTCCTTACAAATATTGTCCAGGATACCAGCGGACTGCCTTTAGTATTAGTTTTAAGCGCCATTTTGATTTCGATTATGTATCAAAACAAGGAAAAATATTCAGCATTGTTTTAA
- a CDS encoding DUF5723 family protein: MKFLNLLILYVLIFFYNDFYAQETLNGSLGLRRIYQSTLINPVLIPDSTTVENSVSILPLDFGGNIEIGALNLGTITSSIHGGVLNLNSVIDGMKNSKNSNLFAGANMSLMHVYLKVGKKGSRIEISQRFKTSAATNMVSKNVLAVFFEESDNTNPTVSNLTNSKIRALGWSEIAMGYTSKIGKKWNLGGKLKYLTGVAYASFYSSKLIVTAAQNGNSFDINSKIRTSSLNPIVDKAYNQDLTPYKNDVKTMMVDNLTKNIGFAADFGIGYTINKQTKAFAGFNDLGYINWGNNPLTYNTVVTLTDFYPIKYDYNTKKYDLYLDPIINNGTAQTNSFKTSLNTQLNAGITYQPVKWFHTTILADAYIADNTFSYPGATVAGTLNGGDFSEFTMNAGYNKDRPFRIGMGMSMKLKVLQMHLFSNNIIGAFDASKMRSADLQFGLSWVWKNKVPKPVQDDLNQG, translated from the coding sequence ATGAAGTTTTTAAATTTATTAATTCTGTATGTTCTCATTTTTTTCTACAATGATTTTTATGCCCAAGAAACCCTTAACGGCTCTTTAGGACTTAGAAGAATTTACCAGTCAACATTAATTAATCCTGTTTTGATACCTGATTCAACTACAGTGGAAAACTCTGTATCCATACTCCCTTTGGATTTTGGAGGAAACATAGAAATCGGGGCATTAAATCTGGGGACCATTACTTCATCAATTCACGGAGGTGTCTTAAATCTAAACTCAGTAATTGACGGAATGAAAAATTCAAAAAACTCAAACTTGTTCGCTGGAGCAAATATGAGTTTAATGCATGTATACCTTAAAGTCGGGAAAAAAGGTTCCAGAATCGAAATTTCACAAAGATTCAAAACGTCTGCTGCTACGAATATGGTCAGTAAAAATGTTCTTGCTGTTTTTTTTGAAGAGAGTGACAATACAAATCCTACCGTTTCCAATCTGACCAATTCTAAAATAAGAGCTTTGGGATGGAGTGAAATAGCTATGGGTTATACCTCTAAAATTGGAAAAAAATGGAATCTGGGCGGTAAGCTAAAATACCTGACAGGTGTTGCTTATGCATCTTTCTATTCCTCAAAACTGATTGTTACTGCAGCTCAAAACGGAAACTCATTTGATATAAATTCAAAAATCAGAACCTCATCTTTAAATCCAATTGTCGATAAAGCTTACAATCAGGATTTGACTCCATACAAAAACGATGTCAAAACAATGATGGTAGATAATTTAACCAAAAATATTGGTTTTGCAGCTGATTTTGGCATTGGATATACAATCAACAAACAGACTAAAGCTTTTGCTGGATTCAACGATTTAGGATATATAAACTGGGGAAACAATCCATTAACCTATAATACCGTAGTTACACTCACGGATTTTTATCCTATTAAGTATGACTATAATACCAAGAAGTATGATTTATATCTGGATCCAATAATTAATAATGGAACTGCACAGACAAATTCTTTCAAAACAAGTTTAAATACACAGCTTAATGCAGGAATTACTTATCAGCCTGTAAAATGGTTTCACACAACTATTTTAGCAGATGCATATATAGCAGACAATACCTTCTCCTATCCGGGAGCAACGGTTGCCGGAACGCTAAACGGCGGTGATTTCTCTGAATTTACAATGAATGCAGGCTACAACAAAGACAGACCTTTTAGAATAGGAATGGGAATGTCTATGAAACTAAAAGTACTGCAGATGCATCTTTTTTCAAACAACATCATAGGAGCATTTGATGCTTCAAAAATGCGGTCTGCCGACTTACAGTTCGGTTTAAGCTGGGTGTGGAAAAACAAGGTTCCAAAACCCGTCCAGGATGATTTAAACCAAGGTTAA
- a CDS encoding TolC family protein — MKKYITKTVMITFLIVTIISCSVSKDIETPKDAFPENFRNASVSKDTASIGDLEWKNFFTDKDIVQLIDSAVTRNNDLQIAAKNIEIAQYRFTQSKWGNVPQVNLLVTANTNNPSDNSFTGMNLNQALGMKHLEDYSAGALLSWEADIWGKIKNQKKGAFASYLQSEEVKKALQTTVVANVSKGYYNLLMLDAQLDIAKKNVQLIDSTTTIIKLKFDAGQVTSLAIQQSEAQKLNAGQLVPLLEQNIAIQENALSVLTGSFPNSKKRSIALSAVEVKNNASVGIPSSIVSRRPDVKSAELALKTANANVGITKADLYPALRITAQGGLNSFESSSWFNIPASLFGTVAGGLTQPLLNNKRLKTQYRIATAEREKAVLNFRQSVLTAVSEVSDALVKVEKLNQQESILQERVKTLKLAIKNAKMLFKNGMAEYLEVLSAQASLLQSELELANIKRQQLTANTELYRALGGGWR; from the coding sequence ATGAAAAAATATATAACCAAAACCGTGATGATTACCTTTCTGATTGTCACAATAATATCCTGTTCGGTTTCAAAGGATATTGAAACGCCAAAAGATGCATTTCCTGAGAATTTCAGGAATGCATCGGTTTCAAAAGATACAGCCAGTATTGGTGATTTAGAATGGAAAAATTTCTTTACCGATAAAGATATTGTGCAGCTGATTGACAGTGCCGTTACCAGAAATAACGATTTGCAGATCGCTGCAAAAAACATCGAAATTGCGCAATACCGATTTACGCAGTCGAAATGGGGAAATGTCCCGCAGGTGAATTTATTGGTAACTGCCAATACCAATAATCCGTCAGACAATAGTTTTACGGGAATGAACCTGAATCAGGCATTGGGTATGAAACATCTTGAAGATTATTCTGCGGGGGCTTTACTTTCATGGGAAGCAGATATCTGGGGAAAAATCAAAAACCAGAAGAAAGGCGCTTTTGCCAGTTATCTGCAGTCGGAAGAAGTGAAAAAAGCACTGCAGACTACTGTTGTAGCTAATGTTTCTAAAGGATATTACAATCTTTTGATGCTGGATGCTCAATTGGATATCGCCAAGAAAAATGTACAGCTGATTGACAGTACCACTACTATCATCAAATTAAAATTTGATGCCGGACAGGTAACTTCATTGGCTATTCAGCAATCGGAAGCTCAAAAACTAAATGCGGGGCAATTGGTGCCGCTATTGGAACAAAACATTGCCATTCAGGAAAATGCTTTGAGCGTATTGACAGGCTCTTTTCCTAATTCTAAAAAAAGAAGCATTGCTCTTAGCGCAGTTGAAGTAAAAAACAATGCATCAGTCGGAATTCCGTCTTCAATCGTAAGCAGAAGACCAGATGTGAAAAGTGCTGAATTGGCCCTGAAAACCGCCAATGCCAATGTTGGAATCACCAAAGCCGATTTGTATCCTGCTTTAAGAATCACAGCTCAGGGCGGTTTAAATTCGTTTGAATCCAGCAGCTGGTTCAATATACCAGCTTCGTTATTCGGAACTGTGGCCGGTGGTTTGACACAGCCATTGCTGAATAATAAAAGACTGAAAACCCAATACCGTATTGCGACTGCCGAAAGAGAAAAAGCAGTTTTAAATTTCAGGCAGTCGGTATTAACCGCAGTCAGTGAAGTATCGGATGCTTTAGTAAAAGTGGAAAAATTGAACCAGCAGGAATCTATTCTGCAGGAACGTGTAAAAACCTTGAAATTGGCCATTAAAAATGCTAAAATGCTGTTCAAAAACGGAATGGCAGAATATCTGGAAGTACTGTCAGCACAGGCCAGTTTACTGCAGAGCGAACTGGAACTGGCGAATATTAAAAGACAGCAGCTTACAGCCAATACCGAATTGTACCGCGCATTGGGCGGCGGCTGGAGGTAA